From Rhodococcus antarcticus, the proteins below share one genomic window:
- a CDS encoding HNH endonuclease: protein MSAVDDHVAPAWVTRRVLLLNATYEPLTALPLRRAVVLLLRGKADVVHGDPSGLVLHSAGTSVDVPSVIRLRTYVRVPYRARIPMTRAALMHRDRFRCAYCGAKAETIDHVVPRSRGGEHSWENCVACCSDCNHRKADTLLSELGWTLRTVLVPPRGRHWRLLVAAEAVEPEWARYLGEPAA from the coding sequence GTGTCCGCCGTCGACGACCACGTCGCGCCGGCCTGGGTCACGCGCCGCGTCCTGCTGCTCAACGCCACCTACGAGCCGCTCACCGCGCTCCCGCTGCGCCGGGCGGTGGTCCTGCTGCTCCGTGGCAAGGCCGACGTGGTGCACGGCGATCCCTCCGGCCTGGTCCTGCACTCCGCGGGCACGTCGGTGGACGTCCCGTCGGTGATCCGCCTGCGCACCTACGTCCGGGTGCCCTACCGCGCCCGCATCCCCATGACCCGGGCCGCGCTCATGCACCGGGACCGGTTCCGGTGCGCGTACTGCGGTGCCAAGGCCGAGACCATCGACCACGTCGTCCCGCGCAGCCGGGGTGGCGAGCACTCCTGGGAGAACTGCGTGGCCTGCTGCTCGGACTGCAACCACCGCAAGGCCGACACGTTGCTCAGCGAGCTCGGATGGACCTTGCGCACAGTCCTCGTGCCCCCCAGGGGGCGACACTGGCGCCTGCTGGTGGCCGCCGAGGCCGTCGAGCCGGAGTGGGCGC
- a CDS encoding prolyl oligopeptidase family serine peptidase, whose product MSTDPNTYPAADRSALVEDLHGRSVADPYRWLEDAADPRTAAFHAAQDALTGPALASLPGRAALGDRLQQLLDVGAVSTPAWRAGRAFSVRRDPGQEHAVLLVTEPDGTERVLLDPASLDPSGLTTLDAWTPSREGDRLAYQLSVGGDEESLLHVLDVDSGELLDGPVDRCRYSCVAWLPGGEELYYVRRLPPEQVPAGEEQFHRRVLRHRVGADPSTDVLVEAPGMYDDPTFYFGATVSADGRWLVVAGSPGTAPRDSVWIGDLASTGELVVVLTQADGVKANAWVEDGRLLVHTTLGAPRWRLCAADPAAPQPVSWTELVGEDAGSVLEGVRVLQPGGELVLARSRHAVAELALHAPDGAPLGAPALPGPGSLTGLSVADRLTPTGAGRVWVGWTDFVTPTQVHRLDVVDGTSELVASAPGAADVPGLHTQQLEYSSADGETIRMFVISAGAEPDRPRPTLLTGYGGFSVSREPGYAASALAWVQAGGVWALPSLRGGGEEGEAWHRAGMRESKQNVFDDFHAAAETLVARGWTTPAQLAIMGGSNGGLLVGAALTQRPALYRAVVCSAPLLDMVRYERFSLGRTWNDEYGTADDPVELGWLLGYSPYHRVVEGTAYPATLVTVFASDTRVDPVHGAKLTAALQHATSAPVDTAPVLLRTEGDVGHGARSVSRTVALTVDQLGFLALHTGLRLDDLRGS is encoded by the coding sequence GTGAGCACCGACCCGAACACCTACCCCGCCGCCGACCGCTCGGCCCTCGTCGAGGACCTGCACGGACGCTCCGTCGCCGACCCGTACCGCTGGCTGGAGGACGCGGCGGACCCGCGCACGGCCGCGTTCCACGCCGCCCAGGACGCCCTGACCGGACCTGCCCTGGCGAGCCTGCCGGGTCGGGCGGCACTCGGTGACCGCCTGCAGCAGCTGCTGGACGTCGGGGCCGTCTCCACCCCGGCCTGGCGCGCGGGCCGGGCGTTCTCGGTGCGGCGCGACCCCGGCCAGGAGCACGCGGTGCTGCTGGTCACCGAGCCGGACGGCACCGAGCGGGTCCTGCTGGACCCTGCGTCGCTGGACCCCTCCGGACTCACGACGCTGGACGCGTGGACACCGAGCCGCGAAGGTGACCGGCTCGCCTACCAGCTGTCGGTCGGCGGGGACGAGGAGTCGCTGCTGCACGTCCTGGACGTGGACAGCGGGGAGCTGCTCGACGGCCCGGTCGACCGCTGCCGCTACTCCTGCGTGGCCTGGCTTCCCGGCGGCGAGGAGCTGTACTACGTGCGGCGCCTGCCTCCGGAGCAGGTGCCGGCCGGGGAGGAGCAGTTCCACCGGCGCGTGCTGCGGCACCGGGTGGGCGCCGACCCGTCCACCGACGTGCTCGTCGAGGCCCCCGGCATGTACGACGACCCGACCTTCTACTTCGGGGCCACGGTGAGCGCGGACGGCCGCTGGCTCGTGGTGGCCGGCTCACCCGGCACGGCACCCCGGGACTCGGTGTGGATCGGGGACCTGGCCAGCACCGGCGAGCTCGTGGTCGTGCTCACCCAGGCCGACGGAGTCAAGGCCAACGCGTGGGTGGAGGACGGGCGCCTGCTGGTGCACACCACCCTCGGCGCGCCCCGATGGCGGCTGTGCGCCGCCGATCCGGCCGCGCCGCAGCCGGTAAGCTGGACCGAGCTGGTCGGCGAGGACGCGGGCTCCGTGCTCGAGGGCGTCCGCGTCCTGCAGCCCGGCGGCGAGCTCGTCCTGGCCCGCTCCCGGCACGCCGTGGCCGAGCTGGCCCTGCACGCGCCGGACGGTGCGCCGCTGGGGGCTCCCGCCCTGCCCGGTCCCGGCTCCCTGACCGGCCTCTCGGTGGCCGACCGGCTGACCCCCACCGGCGCTGGCCGCGTCTGGGTGGGCTGGACCGACTTCGTCACCCCCACCCAGGTGCACCGCCTCGACGTGGTCGACGGGACGTCCGAGCTCGTCGCCTCGGCCCCGGGTGCGGCCGACGTGCCGGGGCTGCACACCCAGCAGCTGGAGTACTCCTCGGCCGACGGCGAGACCATCCGGATGTTCGTCATCAGCGCCGGTGCGGAGCCGGACCGTCCCCGCCCGACCCTGCTCACCGGCTACGGCGGCTTCTCCGTCAGCCGGGAGCCCGGCTACGCCGCCTCCGCCCTGGCCTGGGTGCAGGCCGGCGGGGTGTGGGCCCTGCCGTCGCTGCGGGGTGGGGGCGAGGAGGGCGAGGCCTGGCACCGGGCGGGCATGCGGGAGAGCAAGCAGAACGTGTTCGACGACTTCCACGCGGCGGCGGAGACGCTGGTGGCGCGCGGGTGGACCACCCCGGCGCAGCTCGCGATCATGGGCGGCTCCAACGGAGGGCTGCTGGTGGGCGCCGCGCTCACCCAGCGCCCGGCGCTGTACCGGGCCGTGGTGTGCTCGGCCCCCCTGCTGGACATGGTCCGCTACGAGCGCTTCTCGCTCGGACGCACCTGGAACGACGAGTACGGCACGGCCGACGACCCGGTCGAGCTGGGCTGGCTGCTGGGGTACTCCCCCTACCACCGGGTGGTCGAGGGCACGGCGTACCCGGCCACGCTGGTCACGGTGTTCGCCTCCGACACCAGGGTGGACCCGGTCCACGGGGCCAAGCTCACCGCCGCCCTGCAGCACGCCACCTCGGCTCCGGTGGACACCGCGCCGGTGCTGCTGCGCACCGAGGGTGACGTGGGTCACGGAGCGCGCTCGGTGTCGCGCACGGTGGCCCTCACCGTGGACCAGCTGGGCTTCCTGGCCCTGCACACGGGCCTGCGGCTGGACGACCTGAGAGGATCCTGA
- a CDS encoding mechanosensitive ion channel family protein translates to MTPTASDLALSDTAQEWLVVRPLQILAIVVGAVLVRYLAQRLIDGLTKDRGPGQVPALLRPLRDRAPERVRTAVSPLVHERRKQRAHTMGSVLKSVTSIAVLSLAVIYVLGVLGLDVAPLIASAGIVGVALGFGAQNLVRDFLSGIFMILEDQYGVGDVVDLGEASGVVETVGLRVTALRDINGTLWYCRNGEVLRVGNKSQGFAVAVLDLPLAHTTDVDVASAVAARVAAEATAESPLSEDVLEPVQVLGVDKVTADTVTLRITVKVRPGRQWAVQRALNQRILDEFDEQGIRPPYPQGRFGGLAEAHAPGTAP, encoded by the coding sequence GTGACCCCCACCGCGAGCGACCTCGCCCTCAGCGACACCGCCCAGGAGTGGCTCGTCGTGCGTCCGCTCCAGATCCTGGCGATCGTGGTCGGCGCCGTGCTGGTCCGCTACCTCGCCCAGCGGCTGATCGACGGGCTCACCAAGGACCGTGGACCCGGCCAGGTGCCCGCCCTGCTGCGCCCGCTGCGCGACCGCGCTCCCGAGCGGGTGCGCACGGCGGTGAGCCCGCTCGTGCACGAGCGCCGCAAGCAGCGCGCGCACACCATGGGATCGGTGCTCAAGTCGGTCACGTCCATCGCGGTGCTGAGCCTCGCCGTGATCTACGTGCTGGGGGTGCTGGGCCTCGACGTGGCGCCGCTGATCGCCTCCGCCGGGATCGTCGGCGTGGCCCTGGGCTTCGGTGCGCAGAACCTCGTGCGCGACTTCCTGTCCGGCATCTTCATGATCCTCGAGGACCAGTACGGGGTGGGCGACGTCGTCGACCTCGGCGAGGCCAGCGGCGTGGTGGAGACCGTCGGCCTGCGGGTGACAGCGCTGCGGGACATCAACGGAACGCTCTGGTACTGCCGCAACGGCGAGGTGCTGAGGGTGGGCAACAAGAGCCAGGGCTTCGCCGTGGCCGTGCTCGACCTCCCGCTGGCGCACACCACCGACGTGGACGTCGCGTCGGCCGTCGCCGCCCGCGTCGCCGCCGAGGCCACGGCCGAGAGCCCGCTCTCCGAGGACGTGCTCGAGCCCGTGCAGGTCCTCGGGGTGGACAAGGTCACGGCGGACACGGTGACCCTCCGCATCACCGTCAAGGTCCGCCCGGGGCGGCAGTGGGCCGTCCAGCGCGCGCTCAACCAGCGCATCCTCGACGAGTTCGACGAGCAGGGGATCCGCCCGCCCTACCCGCAGGGCCGCTTCGGCGGCCTCGCCGAGGCCCACGCGCCCGGCACGGCGCCCTGA
- a CDS encoding globin, producing MVSETAAQTFYDAVGGHDTFATLVGRFYERVALDPVLRPLYPEQDLGPAEVRFRMFLEQYWGGPRTYSDLRGHPRLRLRHAPFAVDAAARDAWLRCMELALASIGSDTIDDEHRTALWTYLTSAADSLVNTPG from the coding sequence GTGGTGAGCGAGACAGCAGCGCAGACCTTCTACGACGCGGTCGGTGGGCACGACACCTTCGCCACCCTCGTCGGCCGCTTCTACGAGCGCGTGGCACTGGACCCCGTGCTGCGACCGCTCTACCCGGAGCAGGACCTGGGCCCGGCGGAGGTGCGGTTCCGGATGTTCCTCGAGCAGTACTGGGGCGGTCCCCGCACCTACTCCGACCTGCGCGGACACCCCCGGCTTCGGCTGCGGCACGCCCCCTTCGCCGTCGACGCCGCCGCCCGCGACGCCTGGCTGCGGTGCATGGAGCTGGCCCTGGCGTCCATCGGCTCCGACACGATCGACGACGAGCACCGCACCGCGCTGTGGACCTACCTCACGTCGGCCGCCGACAGCCTGGTGAACACCCCGGGCTGA
- a CDS encoding glycoside hydrolase family 13 protein, with amino-acid sequence MRRTQAGPSPVSPAQGWWQDAVFYQVYPRSFADSNGDGVGDLEGVRSRLGYLELLGVDALWLSPVMRSPMADHGYDVSDPRDIDPVFGDLAAMDALVADAHDHGLKVTMDLVPNHTSDAHAWFQAALAAGPGSEERARYLFRDGKGPDGAEPPNNWPSIFGGPAWTRVTEADGEPGQWYLHIFAAEQPDLDWTNPEVREDLEQTLRFWLARGVDGFRIDVAHGMAKPPGLPDMDPQLLADNQLLANSDDDPRFDHDGVHEIHQMIRSVLDETPGAMAVGEIWVGDDERFARYVRPDELHLGFNFRLVEAEPVADAVREAVEHSLAAVASVGAPPTWTLSNHDVERHVTRYGGGELGVRRARAMVLVELSLPGAIYLYNGEELGLPNVHLPEDALQDPVWERSGRTERGRDGCRVPLPWEGTEPPFGFSTSPDTWLPVPPEWVSLTVEAQLEDPGSMLSLYRGALEVRSTRPEFSGTDLEWYGAPAGCLAFRRKGGGLVCALNTSSEPVPVPPGEVLLSSVPLVDGLLPPDAAVWLV; translated from the coding sequence GTGCGTAGAACCCAGGCCGGTCCCAGCCCCGTCAGCCCTGCGCAGGGCTGGTGGCAGGACGCGGTGTTCTACCAGGTCTACCCCCGTTCCTTCGCCGACTCGAACGGTGACGGGGTGGGTGACCTCGAGGGCGTGCGCAGCCGGCTGGGGTACCTGGAGCTGCTGGGGGTGGACGCGCTCTGGCTGAGCCCGGTGATGCGCTCGCCGATGGCCGACCACGGCTACGACGTGTCCGACCCCCGGGACATCGACCCCGTCTTCGGTGACCTCGCGGCCATGGACGCCCTGGTGGCCGACGCCCACGACCACGGGCTGAAGGTCACGATGGACCTGGTGCCCAACCACACCAGCGACGCGCACGCGTGGTTCCAGGCCGCCCTCGCCGCCGGTCCCGGCAGCGAGGAGCGGGCTCGGTACCTGTTCCGCGACGGGAAGGGCCCCGACGGGGCGGAGCCACCGAACAACTGGCCGAGCATCTTCGGCGGCCCGGCGTGGACACGTGTCACCGAGGCCGACGGCGAGCCCGGCCAGTGGTACCTGCACATCTTCGCCGCCGAGCAGCCGGACCTGGACTGGACCAACCCCGAGGTGCGCGAGGACCTGGAGCAGACCCTGCGCTTCTGGCTGGCGCGCGGAGTGGACGGTTTCCGCATCGACGTCGCGCACGGCATGGCGAAGCCCCCCGGCCTGCCCGACATGGACCCCCAGCTGCTCGCCGACAACCAGCTGCTGGCCAACAGTGACGACGACCCGCGCTTCGACCACGACGGCGTCCACGAGATCCACCAGATGATCCGCTCGGTGCTGGACGAGACTCCCGGCGCGATGGCGGTCGGCGAGATCTGGGTCGGCGACGACGAGCGCTTCGCCCGCTACGTGCGGCCCGACGAGCTGCACCTGGGGTTCAACTTCCGCCTCGTGGAGGCCGAGCCCGTGGCCGACGCGGTGCGGGAGGCCGTCGAGCACTCGCTGGCGGCGGTGGCCTCCGTCGGCGCCCCGCCCACGTGGACGCTGTCCAACCACGACGTGGAGCGCCACGTCACCCGCTACGGCGGCGGTGAGCTCGGCGTGCGACGAGCCCGGGCCATGGTTCTCGTGGAGCTCTCCCTGCCCGGCGCGATCTACCTCTACAACGGCGAGGAGCTCGGGCTGCCGAACGTGCACCTGCCCGAGGATGCCCTGCAGGACCCGGTCTGGGAGCGGTCCGGACGCACCGAGCGCGGCCGGGACGGCTGCCGCGTGCCGCTGCCGTGGGAGGGCACCGAGCCGCCGTTCGGGTTCTCCACCAGCCCCGACACCTGGCTGCCGGTGCCGCCCGAGTGGGTCTCGCTGACGGTGGAGGCGCAGCTCGAGGACCCCGGCTCGATGCTCTCGCTGTACCGCGGCGCTCTCGAGGTGCGGTCGACGCGGCCGGAGTTCTCCGGCACCGACCTGGAGTGGTACGGAGCGCCGGCCGGCTGCCTCGCCTTCCGGCGCAAGGGCGGCGGGCTCGTGTGCGCGCTGAACACCTCCTCCGAGCCCGTGCCCGTTCCGCCGGGCGAGGTGCTGCTCTCGAGCGTGCCCCTGGTGGACGGGCTGCTGCCCCCGGACGCCGCGGTCTGGCTGGTGTAG
- a CDS encoding acyl-CoA thioesterase, which produces MDAYGHVNNARVVTLLEEARVIWLFQPGSPTEEMAKGSVVADLHVRYRSQLTHLDGPLEVLMWISRLRAADAVVQYEVRPAADAAAAPSVTASTQMVPFDMVAQRPRRFSAQERESLQVHVRG; this is translated from the coding sequence ATGGACGCCTACGGACACGTCAACAACGCCCGCGTGGTCACGCTGCTGGAGGAGGCGCGGGTGATCTGGCTGTTCCAGCCGGGTTCTCCGACCGAGGAGATGGCCAAGGGCTCCGTGGTCGCCGACCTGCACGTGCGCTACCGCAGCCAGCTGACCCACCTCGACGGCCCGCTCGAGGTGCTCATGTGGATCTCCCGGCTGCGTGCCGCCGACGCGGTGGTCCAGTACGAGGTGCGTCCGGCCGCGGATGCGGCCGCCGCCCCCTCGGTGACCGCGAGCACGCAGATGGTGCCCTTCGACATGGTGGCGCAGCGTCCGCGCCGGTTCAGCGCGCAGGAGCGGGAGTCGCTGCAGGTGCACGTCCGTGGCTGA
- a CDS encoding NAD-glutamate dehydrogenase: MGEAAQGEGTGHEQGELSALVERYFQHVVVGDREAARAAVAAHRELAARRAPGTALVALRRAGEGWSHPTPVLQVVVDDMPFLVDTVTAALSRAEVRVRSVVHPLVVVRRDSEGLLTEVLADCAAQEPPSDALVESWMFLELEAGLGDDVLATLSEEVLDVLADVRVVVEDTERMRTTQRELAAALEVASDSGGFPHEDVFDAAALLRWLADGNFTVLGYRRYERVHVDGAVQERAVPSSGLGVLRDDDVARRASANTGPDGDRGDVSDRLLVLTQASTQTTVHRPVYPFFVGVRTFDVDGTITGEHRFLGIFTVSALHENVLDIPVLARRTRTVVERAGVDLDSYSGQAMLEVVQTYPRTELFATDTDTLFETVTAVTSLGDRHSARLFLRRDTYGRFVSCLVYLPRDRYTTRTRTAVQEVLLRELGGVSLEHTARVTESALALLHVTVHTPGRAELPAGTQERVQELVNEASRTWDDRLTEAASTADVDPAAAHTDLLAGYARELPESYKEDFDAAHAVADIARLEALTDGGTDLSLRRRDGGAPGELRFTLYLGGRRVSLSDVLPLLQSMDVEVLDERPYEVHRPDGLPCWIYDFGLLVDPAMLAGSPDGVAGRFTETFTAVWSGLCESDRFNALVLHAGLDWRQVSVLRAFARYLRQAGLPFSQAYVEQVVLDNAPICAALVALFEAKLDPALEHVPTPEELHPRVAAVGAMVDEVTSLDADRILRAMLSLVQATLRTNHWVTDASGAHRPSLALKLDPRGIAELPQPRPRFEVFVCSPRVEGVHLRFGAVARGGLRWSDRREDFRTEVLGLVKAQAVKNAVIVPVGAKGGFVLKHPPASTGDATVDREALQAEGVACYRTFIAALLDVTDNLDPVSGTVLPPARVVRHDGDDTYLVVAADKGTATFSDIANSVAADYGFWLGDAFASGGSAGYDHKGMAITAKGAWESVKRHFRELGVDTQSQEFTVVGVGDMSGDVFGNGMLLSPHLRLVAAFDHRHVFLDPDPVADTSFAERKRVFDLPRSSWADYDTSLISTGGGVYPRTLKSVPITPQVRRALGLDDDVVRLSPQELVRAVLLAPVDLLWNGGIGTYVKAGAETHAEVGDKANDGLRVNGSQLRVKVVGEGGNLGLTQRGRIEFDRAGGKVNTDALDNSAGVDCSDHEVNIKILLDALVTDGSLAAADRNPLLESMTDEVSRLVLSDNADQNELMGISRANSAPMLGVHARLVARLEQSGGLDRTLDALPTKAGFRALEQAGQGLTSPEMATLMAQVKLALKHEVLASELPESDVFARRVPHYFPHPLPQRFPAAVAGHPLRREIVATMVVNEVVDTGGISYAFRLSEEAGASTTDAVRAHAAATVVFDLADVWTQVRGLGAGVPTGLTDDLALETRRLLDRASRWLLSNRPQPLAVGAEISRFAADVHALTPRVPGWLCGAEAEVVAGQVQGYVDRGAPRVLAERIVGLLHVYGLLDVVEVADIAERAPQEVGELYYALSEHLGVDLMLTAVSELERGDRWHSLARLALRDDLYGSLRSLTLDVLSLSEPEESAAEKIEQWEQANASRMARARTALAEIAEVGTLDLAMLSVAARQVRSMVRGTGARVEVAR; this comes from the coding sequence GTGGGCGAGGCGGCGCAGGGCGAGGGCACCGGGCACGAGCAGGGCGAGCTGTCCGCGCTGGTGGAGCGCTACTTCCAGCACGTGGTGGTGGGTGATCGAGAGGCCGCCAGGGCCGCTGTCGCCGCGCACCGCGAGCTGGCTGCACGTCGCGCCCCGGGCACGGCGCTGGTGGCGCTGCGTCGTGCGGGCGAGGGCTGGTCGCACCCCACCCCGGTGCTGCAGGTGGTCGTCGACGACATGCCGTTCCTCGTCGACACCGTCACGGCCGCGCTGAGCCGCGCCGAGGTGCGGGTGCGCTCGGTGGTGCACCCGCTGGTGGTGGTGCGTCGAGACTCCGAGGGCCTGCTCACCGAGGTGCTCGCGGACTGCGCGGCCCAGGAACCGCCCTCCGACGCCCTGGTGGAGTCGTGGATGTTCCTCGAGCTGGAGGCCGGGCTCGGCGACGACGTGCTCGCCACCCTGTCCGAGGAGGTCCTCGACGTGCTCGCCGACGTGCGGGTGGTGGTGGAGGACACCGAGCGGATGCGGACCACCCAGCGCGAGCTGGCCGCGGCGCTCGAGGTGGCCTCGGACTCGGGGGGCTTCCCGCACGAGGACGTCTTCGACGCCGCCGCCCTGCTGCGCTGGCTGGCCGACGGCAACTTCACCGTGCTCGGCTACCGGCGCTACGAGCGGGTCCACGTCGACGGTGCGGTGCAGGAGCGGGCTGTGCCCTCCTCCGGGCTCGGCGTCCTGCGCGACGACGACGTGGCCCGACGGGCGAGCGCCAACACGGGCCCCGACGGTGACCGCGGCGACGTCAGCGACCGGCTGCTCGTGCTCACCCAGGCCTCCACCCAGACCACCGTGCACCGTCCGGTGTACCCGTTCTTCGTGGGCGTGCGGACCTTCGACGTCGACGGCACCATCACCGGGGAGCACCGCTTCCTGGGCATCTTCACCGTCAGCGCGCTGCACGAGAACGTCCTGGACATCCCGGTGCTGGCCCGGCGCACCCGCACCGTGGTCGAGCGGGCCGGCGTGGACCTGGACTCCTACTCCGGCCAGGCGATGCTCGAGGTGGTGCAGACCTACCCGCGCACCGAGCTCTTCGCGACGGACACCGACACGCTCTTCGAGACGGTGACCGCCGTCACCAGCCTCGGCGACCGGCACTCGGCGAGGCTGTTCCTGCGCCGGGACACCTACGGACGCTTCGTGTCCTGCCTGGTCTACCTGCCCCGCGACCGCTACACCACGCGCACGAGGACGGCCGTGCAGGAGGTGCTGCTGCGCGAGCTGGGCGGGGTGAGCCTGGAGCACACCGCACGGGTCACGGAGTCGGCGCTGGCGCTGCTGCACGTCACGGTGCACACCCCCGGCCGCGCCGAGCTGCCCGCCGGCACCCAGGAGCGGGTGCAGGAGCTCGTCAACGAGGCGAGCCGGACGTGGGACGACCGGCTGACCGAGGCGGCGTCGACCGCCGACGTCGACCCGGCTGCCGCCCACACGGACCTGCTGGCCGGCTACGCGCGCGAGCTGCCGGAGAGCTACAAGGAGGACTTCGACGCCGCGCACGCGGTGGCCGACATCGCCCGGCTGGAGGCACTCACCGACGGGGGCACCGACCTGTCCCTGCGCCGCCGCGACGGCGGTGCCCCGGGCGAGCTGCGCTTCACGCTCTACCTCGGCGGGCGACGGGTGTCGCTGAGCGACGTGCTGCCGCTGCTGCAGAGCATGGACGTGGAGGTGCTCGACGAGCGCCCGTACGAGGTCCACCGCCCGGACGGGCTGCCCTGCTGGATCTACGACTTCGGCCTGCTGGTGGACCCGGCGATGCTCGCGGGGAGCCCGGACGGCGTGGCGGGACGCTTCACCGAGACCTTCACGGCGGTGTGGAGCGGGCTGTGCGAGAGCGACCGGTTCAACGCGCTGGTGCTGCACGCCGGGCTCGACTGGCGGCAGGTGTCCGTGCTGCGCGCCTTCGCCCGGTACCTGCGCCAGGCGGGACTGCCGTTCAGCCAGGCCTACGTCGAGCAGGTGGTGCTGGACAACGCGCCCATCTGCGCCGCGCTCGTCGCGCTGTTCGAGGCCAAGCTCGACCCGGCCCTGGAGCACGTGCCCACCCCCGAGGAGCTGCACCCACGGGTCGCCGCGGTGGGGGCGATGGTGGACGAGGTGACGAGCCTGGACGCCGACCGCATCCTGCGGGCCATGCTCTCGCTCGTGCAGGCGACCCTGCGCACCAACCACTGGGTGACCGACGCCAGCGGGGCGCACCGGCCGTCCCTGGCGCTCAAGCTCGATCCTCGCGGCATCGCCGAGCTGCCCCAGCCCCGCCCGCGGTTCGAGGTGTTCGTCTGCTCCCCGCGCGTGGAGGGGGTGCACCTGCGCTTCGGCGCGGTGGCCCGGGGCGGGCTGCGCTGGTCCGACCGGCGCGAGGACTTCCGCACCGAGGTGCTGGGGCTGGTCAAGGCCCAGGCGGTGAAGAACGCCGTCATCGTTCCCGTCGGGGCCAAGGGCGGGTTCGTGCTGAAGCACCCGCCCGCGTCCACCGGCGACGCGACGGTCGACCGCGAGGCGCTGCAGGCCGAGGGCGTCGCCTGCTACCGCACCTTCATCGCCGCGCTGCTCGACGTCACCGACAACCTCGATCCCGTCTCGGGCACCGTGCTGCCCCCGGCCCGCGTGGTCCGCCACGACGGTGACGACACCTACCTCGTGGTCGCGGCGGACAAGGGGACGGCGACGTTCTCCGACATCGCCAACTCCGTCGCCGCCGACTACGGGTTCTGGCTCGGCGACGCCTTCGCCTCCGGCGGCTCGGCCGGCTACGACCACAAGGGCATGGCCATCACCGCCAAGGGCGCCTGGGAGAGCGTCAAGCGGCACTTCCGCGAGCTCGGGGTCGACACCCAGAGCCAGGAGTTCACCGTGGTCGGCGTCGGTGACATGAGCGGGGACGTGTTCGGCAACGGCATGCTGCTCAGCCCGCACCTCCGGCTCGTGGCGGCCTTCGACCACCGGCACGTGTTCCTCGACCCGGATCCGGTGGCAGACACCTCGTTCGCCGAGCGGAAGCGGGTGTTCGACCTGCCGCGCAGCTCCTGGGCCGACTACGACACCTCGCTGATCAGCACCGGGGGTGGCGTCTACCCGCGGACGCTGAAGTCGGTGCCGATCACCCCGCAGGTGCGCCGGGCCCTGGGCCTGGACGACGACGTGGTGCGGCTGTCTCCGCAGGAGCTGGTGCGGGCGGTGCTGCTGGCCCCGGTGGACCTGCTGTGGAACGGCGGCATCGGCACCTACGTCAAGGCCGGGGCGGAGACCCACGCCGAGGTGGGGGACAAGGCGAACGACGGGCTGCGGGTCAACGGGAGCCAGTTGCGGGTGAAGGTGGTGGGGGAGGGCGGCAACCTCGGGCTCACCCAGCGCGGGCGCATCGAGTTCGACCGTGCCGGGGGCAAGGTCAACACCGATGCCCTGGACAACTCCGCCGGTGTCGACTGCTCCGACCACGAGGTCAACATCAAGATCCTTCTCGACGCTCTGGTCACCGACGGCTCGCTGGCCGCCGCCGACCGGAACCCGCTGCTGGAGTCGATGACCGACGAGGTCTCCCGGCTGGTGCTGTCCGACAACGCCGACCAGAACGAGCTCATGGGCATCAGCCGGGCGAACTCGGCACCGATGCTCGGCGTGCACGCCCGCCTGGTGGCCCGGCTCGAGCAGTCCGGTGGTCTCGACCGCACGCTGGACGCGCTGCCCACCAAGGCCGGGTTCCGTGCCCTGGAGCAGGCGGGCCAGGGACTCACCTCGCCCGAGATGGCCACGCTCATGGCCCAGGTCAAGCTCGCCCTCAAGCACGAGGTGCTCGCCAGCGAGCTCCCCGAGTCCGACGTGTTCGCCCGGCGGGTGCCGCACTACTTCCCGCACCCGCTCCCGCAGCGCTTCCCGGCGGCGGTGGCGGGGCACCCGCTGCGCCGCGAGATCGTGGCCACGATGGTGGTGAACGAGGTGGTGGACACCGGCGGCATCTCGTACGCGTTCCGGCTCTCCGAGGAGGCCGGTGCGTCGACGACGGACGCGGTGCGTGCGCACGCTGCAGCCACGGTGGTCTTCGACCTCGCCGACGTGTGGACCCAGGTCCGCGGGCTCGGGGCGGGGGTCCCCACCGGGCTGACCGACGACCTGGCGCTGGAGACCCGGAGGCTGCTCGACCGGGCCTCGCGATGGCTGCTGTCGAACCGTCCGCAGCCGCTAGCCGTGGGCGCGGAGATCAGCCGCTTCGCTGCCGACGTGCACGCGCTGACCCCGCGCGTACCGGGGTGGTTGTGCGGAGCCGAGGCCGAGGTGGTGGCCGGGCAGGTGCAGGGCTACGTCGACCGCGGTGCACCGCGCGTGCTGGCCGAGCGCATCGTGGGCCTGCTGCACGTGTACGGCTTGCTGGACGTGGTGGAGGTGGCCGACATCGCGGAGCGCGCACCGCAGGAGGTGGGCGAGCTGTACTACGCCCTCAGCGAGCACCTCGGGGTGGACCTGATGCTCACGGCGGTCTCCGAGCTCGAGCGCGGCGATCGCTGGCACTCGCTGGCCCGGCTCGCGCTGCGCGACGACCTGTACGGCTCCCTGCGCTCGCTGACCCTGGACGTCCTGTCGTTGTCCGAGCCCGAGGAGTCCGCGGCGGAGAAGATCGAGCAGTGGGAGCAGGCCAACGCCTCCCGGATGGCGCGCGCCCGGACCGCGCTGGCCGAGATCGCCGAGGTGGGCACGCTCGACCTGGCGATGCTGTCGGTGGCCGCCCGCCAGGTTCGCAGCATGGTGCGCGGCACGGGCGCCAGGGTCGAGGTCGCGCGGTGA